Proteins from a genomic interval of Micromonospora sp. NBC_00389:
- a CDS encoding DUF881 domain-containing protein translates to MEYTSGAASWQKVLRRAGAGLLPRRRRQRRPGWSIGVPLIAAAAGLLFTTTATTAGGTALREDRRPQLNQLIEDRREQVAASERRAATLRGEVEQRTDALADSDGPIKAQQERGVGSLQAAGFTALTGTGVTVELDDAPRRSDKTPSDASNDDLVVHQGDVQAVVNALWAGGAEAMSIMNVRVLATSAVRCVGNTLLLHGRVYSPPFKIVAIGDPAALQQALASSEGVRLFKDAVDDYQLGYKEFASTVTVPAFEDSTALRSATVPE, encoded by the coding sequence GTGGAGTACACATCCGGCGCAGCCTCCTGGCAGAAGGTCCTCCGACGGGCCGGCGCCGGACTGCTGCCCCGGCGGCGGCGTCAACGCCGACCGGGCTGGTCGATCGGGGTGCCCCTGATCGCCGCCGCGGCGGGACTGCTCTTCACCACCACCGCGACCACCGCCGGCGGCACCGCGCTGCGTGAGGACCGGCGGCCCCAGCTCAACCAACTCATCGAGGACCGCCGCGAGCAGGTGGCGGCGAGCGAGCGACGTGCCGCCACACTGCGCGGCGAGGTCGAGCAACGGACCGACGCGCTGGCCGACTCGGACGGGCCGATCAAGGCCCAGCAGGAGCGCGGCGTGGGCAGTCTCCAGGCTGCCGGGTTCACCGCGCTGACCGGCACCGGGGTGACGGTGGAGCTGGACGACGCTCCGCGCCGCAGCGACAAGACGCCCTCGGACGCCAGCAACGACGACCTCGTGGTGCACCAGGGTGACGTACAGGCCGTGGTCAACGCGCTCTGGGCAGGCGGAGCGGAGGCCATGTCAATCATGAACGTCCGCGTGCTCGCCACCAGCGCGGTACGCTGCGTCGGTAACACCCTGCTGCTACATGGTCGGGTGTACTCCCCCCCGTTCAAGATCGTAGCAATCGGCGATCCCGCTGCCCTCCAGCAGGCCCTCGCCAGCTCTGAGGGAGTCCGGTTGTTCAAGGACGCAGTCGACGACTACCAGCTCGGCTACAAGGAGTTCGCCTCCACGGTGACAGTCCCGGCGTTCGAGGACTCGACCGCCCTGCGCTCGGCGACGGTGCCCGAATGA